The Spirosoma foliorum genome has a window encoding:
- a CDS encoding NAD-dependent epimerase/dehydratase family protein translates to MNILLSGGAGFIGSHLANQLLTTHCTVHVLDNFFDNYNPAHKWRNIEANLVNSNYYLHQGDICHKETLEKLFQQYTFDTVVHLAALAGVQASFQQPATYTAVNVEGTRNLLEVMRTSGVRKLIYCSSSSVYGESCSLPLQENCQPLLPISPYALTKYQGEKLCKEYHEQVDIEVTCLRFFTVYGPRQRPDMAISQFLKALLQQCPLTIYGEGSSRDYTYVADIVQGNLPGHAPDEGI, encoded by the coding sequence ATGAACATTTTACTATCAGGTGGGGCTGGCTTTATTGGGTCTCACCTGGCCAACCAGTTACTAACTACCCACTGTACGGTTCACGTACTGGATAATTTCTTCGATAACTATAATCCAGCGCACAAGTGGCGTAATATAGAAGCCAATTTAGTCAACTCTAATTACTACCTACATCAGGGTGATATTTGCCATAAAGAGACGTTAGAAAAACTGTTTCAGCAGTATACGTTTGATACCGTTGTGCACCTGGCTGCTTTGGCTGGCGTTCAGGCTTCGTTTCAACAACCAGCGACCTATACGGCGGTAAATGTCGAGGGAACGAGAAACTTATTGGAGGTTATGCGTACCAGTGGCGTCAGGAAACTGATCTACTGTTCATCCTCATCGGTCTATGGCGAAAGTTGTTCCTTACCACTTCAGGAAAACTGCCAGCCCCTCCTACCGATCTCCCCTTACGCACTCACAAAATATCAGGGAGAAAAGCTCTGTAAAGAATACCATGAGCAAGTTGACATTGAGGTAACCTGCCTACGCTTTTTTACAGTTTACGGTCCACGCCAACGCCCCGACATGGCCATATCCCAGTTTTTAAAGGCCCTACTCCAGCAGTGCCCATTAACTATTTACGGAGAAGGAAGTAGTCGCGATTATACCTACGTTGCTGATATTGTTCAGGGGAATTTGCCGGGCCATGCACCGGATGAAGGGATTTGA
- a CDS encoding TonB-dependent receptor, with product MLNSTILWLSLATPAPTDTIPNPDTLRSRELTEVVVSASRVSESILRSPVSIEVLDARRIRLSAQPSYFDAIENIKGVHLLTSSLGFKVYNTRGFATTTNVRFVQLVDGRDNQAPHIGAPIASALAPSDLDIQQVELVPGVASALYGMNALNGLVNILTRNPFDSEGLSVGQKTGVNHVSDAATSAQMYSETSLRYARRLGQRFAFKVNLVYQRGYDWIADNRDDLNPNGNASLNLFGADNPAYDPVNGYGNESANRRTLTLGGKRYSIGRTGYYEKEATDYGLKNLRGDLSLHYRFSPTVELAYTYQGATLNNVYQRTNRFRLENYRLDQHSLTLTTPSIQVRAYRSSENTGDSYNIRSMAENIDKSFKTDNQWFTDFTNQFNKDTQAGTAVPDALRDARAVADQGRPVPGTSTFNDLVAKLRDINNWDIGAALRVQSWMYHVEGQVEPTRVLWKRFREQTGLTIQAGFDFRRYIVFPDGNYFINPTESGKNLVYGKTGGFVQLSRTFLDNKLKVAGALRIDKNYYFDARLNPRLSVVYSPTENNNIRVSYQNGYRFPSLFEGFTNINSGGVKRVGGLPIMSHGIYENAYLVTSINAFQAAITTDVNTNKLTTDQAIQKNKGLLKQSPYTYLKPEQVNSFEVGYKGLFFKQRLFVDVDAYYMAYKNFIAQVNANVAKGSNPDSLAYYFSSSTTQDRYRLWTNSQTKVFNYGASLGLRYSVTQNWSVGGNASFAQLDRAENGDGLESSFNTPRWITNLTISNGNLWQGIGFSVNYKHQDAFLWQSELATGTVSAINTVDAQISYRLPKLNLLIKAGGTDILNQYYYTFIGSPSVGGLYYTNLVWEPRF from the coding sequence ATGCTCAACTCTACCATTCTTTGGCTAAGCTTAGCCACTCCTGCTCCGACAGATACAATTCCCAATCCCGATACCCTACGTTCGCGAGAACTAACCGAAGTGGTTGTATCGGCGTCGCGGGTATCCGAATCAATTCTACGATCGCCCGTTAGTATTGAAGTTCTGGATGCCCGACGCATCCGGCTATCGGCTCAACCGTCTTACTTCGATGCGATTGAAAATATCAAAGGGGTTCACCTGCTCACGTCCAGCCTAGGTTTTAAGGTGTATAACACTCGTGGATTTGCCACAACAACCAACGTTCGCTTTGTCCAGCTTGTTGATGGCCGAGACAATCAGGCCCCACACATAGGCGCTCCTATTGCCAGCGCATTGGCCCCTTCCGATCTGGATATTCAACAAGTTGAGCTGGTGCCGGGGGTTGCCTCTGCTCTTTATGGCATGAACGCCTTGAACGGTCTTGTCAATATTCTGACCCGAAACCCCTTCGATTCGGAGGGCTTGAGCGTCGGCCAGAAAACAGGCGTCAATCATGTGAGCGATGCCGCTACATCGGCCCAAATGTATTCAGAAACCAGTCTGCGATATGCCCGTCGGTTGGGACAGCGGTTTGCGTTTAAGGTAAATCTGGTTTATCAGCGTGGTTACGACTGGATAGCGGACAATCGAGACGACCTGAACCCCAATGGCAATGCCTCGCTCAACTTGTTTGGGGCCGATAATCCCGCTTACGATCCCGTTAATGGCTACGGCAACGAATCGGCCAACCGACGTACGCTCACCCTGGGCGGCAAACGCTATAGCATTGGTCGGACGGGCTACTACGAGAAAGAAGCTACTGATTATGGTCTAAAAAATTTGCGCGGTGACCTGTCTCTCCACTATCGTTTCTCGCCAACGGTCGAATTAGCCTATACGTACCAGGGCGCTACATTAAACAACGTTTATCAGCGAACAAACCGCTTTCGTTTAGAAAACTATCGACTCGACCAGCACAGTTTGACTTTGACTACTCCTTCGATACAAGTCCGGGCGTATCGAAGCAGCGAAAACACAGGGGATTCTTATAACATTCGGTCGATGGCCGAAAACATCGATAAGTCATTCAAAACTGACAATCAGTGGTTTACCGACTTTACAAATCAATTCAATAAGGATACACAAGCTGGTACCGCTGTTCCCGACGCGCTCCGGGACGCCCGAGCCGTAGCTGATCAGGGAAGACCCGTACCGGGAACGTCTACTTTTAACGATTTGGTTGCCAAGCTGCGCGACATTAACAACTGGGACATTGGTGCGGCTTTGCGGGTGCAGTCGTGGATGTACCACGTGGAAGGGCAGGTTGAACCGACGCGGGTTCTCTGGAAGCGGTTTCGGGAACAGACCGGCTTAACGATTCAGGCTGGGTTCGATTTTCGGCGATATATTGTCTTCCCCGATGGTAACTATTTTATCAATCCTACCGAGAGCGGCAAAAATCTGGTTTATGGCAAAACAGGCGGCTTTGTGCAGCTAAGTCGCACATTTCTCGATAATAAACTGAAAGTAGCCGGGGCGCTTCGGATCGACAAAAACTACTATTTCGATGCCCGACTCAACCCTCGATTGTCGGTCGTGTATTCGCCAACCGAAAATAATAACATCCGGGTTTCTTACCAGAATGGCTACCGATTTCCCTCTTTATTCGAGGGTTTCACCAACATCAACTCGGGGGGTGTGAAGCGCGTTGGGGGCTTACCAATCATGTCGCATGGGATTTACGAAAACGCTTACCTGGTCACGTCCATCAACGCGTTTCAGGCAGCCATTACGACCGATGTCAACACCAACAAATTGACTACCGATCAGGCAATTCAGAAGAATAAAGGACTACTCAAACAAAGCCCCTACACCTACCTGAAACCTGAGCAGGTTAATAGCTTTGAAGTGGGTTATAAGGGCCTGTTTTTCAAACAGCGCCTTTTTGTTGATGTCGACGCTTATTACATGGCCTATAAAAACTTCATCGCTCAGGTAAACGCCAACGTAGCCAAAGGCTCTAATCCCGATTCGTTGGCCTATTATTTTTCATCATCGACTACCCAGGATCGCTATCGGTTATGGACTAATTCGCAAACCAAAGTGTTCAATTACGGGGCTAGTCTTGGTCTGCGCTATAGCGTAACCCAAAACTGGTCGGTGGGTGGCAATGCGTCTTTTGCTCAACTCGACCGGGCAGAAAATGGCGATGGATTGGAGAGTTCGTTTAATACCCCGCGCTGGATTACAAACCTGACTATTTCGAATGGCAATCTGTGGCAGGGCATTGGCTTTTCGGTGAACTACAAACACCAGGATGCCTTTTTGTGGCAGTCGGAGCTGGCTACGGGAACGGTATCCGCAATCAATACAGTAGATGCCCAGATCAGTTACCGACTCCCAAAACTAAATCTGCTCATAAAAGCGGGGGGGACCGACATTCTTAATCAGTACTATTATACATTCATTGGTAGCCCGTCTGTAGGGGGTCTTTATTACACAAATCTTGTGTGGGAGCCTAGATTTTAG
- a CDS encoding AraC family transcriptional regulator — MDKAETLEELYTRKFDWMPDTIRNEIGHFNVFRLEPLVGDKAKPVPYKRRDYYKIMLVIGNSQVHYADKVVEVQKQALSFSNPHIPYRWEHLDQIRSGFFCIFNQHFFAQFGDLNQYEVFQPNGNHLFELTDEQVPQVARIYERMFEEINSDYIHKYDVLRNLVFELLHYALKMQSSSTFDKQPINAAQRISTLFLELLERQFPLDDNHQQVNFRSPSDFANQCFFCHPDVRMTKN, encoded by the coding sequence ATGGATAAAGCAGAAACCTTAGAAGAGTTATATACCCGGAAATTCGATTGGATGCCCGATACCATTCGCAACGAAATTGGGCATTTCAATGTGTTTCGGTTGGAGCCGCTTGTAGGCGATAAAGCGAAACCCGTACCCTATAAACGGCGCGATTATTACAAAATCATGCTGGTGATCGGGAACAGCCAGGTTCATTACGCCGACAAAGTGGTCGAAGTACAAAAACAGGCGCTGTCTTTTTCCAATCCACATATCCCCTATCGATGGGAACATCTGGACCAAATTCGCAGTGGTTTTTTCTGCATTTTTAATCAGCATTTTTTCGCTCAGTTTGGCGATCTAAACCAATATGAGGTTTTCCAACCCAATGGTAACCACCTCTTTGAATTAACCGACGAACAGGTACCCCAGGTGGCGCGCATCTACGAGCGTATGTTCGAGGAGATTAACTCCGATTACATCCACAAGTATGATGTGCTTCGGAATCTGGTTTTTGAGCTATTGCATTATGCCCTCAAAATGCAGTCGTCGTCAACATTCGACAAGCAGCCGATCAACGCAGCGCAGCGAATTTCGACCCTGTTTCTGGAACTGTTGGAACGGCAATTTCCGCTCGACGACAATCATCAACAGGTCAACTTTCGCTCGCCCTCCGATTTCGCCAATCAGTGTTTTTTTTGTCATCCCGACGTCAGGATGACAAAAAACTAG
- a CDS encoding molybdopterin cofactor-binding domain-containing protein translates to MTVSRRNFLKTVGLTGAVLSLGIYIPTNAEEAEIIKAAEADSFGVEMNAWVHIDTSGKVTIFSHRAEMGQGVYQAIPQMVAEELEVNLDEVNIVFAKGDNKKYGSQITGGSSTVRGSYKNLLNLGATAREMLIQAAANKWNVPKSDCYAQAGHVFHRPTNRQFHYGELVLDANKLETPKNIILKKRSDYKLIGKPLPRQDTRLKTNGTATFGLDKEIPGMLYAMVVRNPRLRGKVKSFDDTAARKIPGVKHVVKTRMGVFSTYREGVAVVADSIWAAMQAKKVLTVEWDDSGFEHLSTADIYKRQAEALQTQEGLPFKQQGDAAGIIAQAPKKIDVVYETPYQYHSCMEPLNCIAHYQEGKLEIWGPIQAPEWIQDYISKEMNIPRENVIVNMTFLGGGFGRKAFMDYPHEASVISKAVGAPIQVVWTREDDATQGPYRPGISYRCEGVVTNGEISAFKVKLAGQNNNHWRGAPKDKPNGSASEGFLKPYFDSIKNLSIQDIPFETPIPTMWWRSVYASTNGFAYESFLDELAIEAGKDPLAFRKDYLKEDRLHLLIDKMIDVSGWKNRKKNEGYGTAITECFGSTVGQVVKVSRNTDGKLTIDRVWAVMDCGWYVNPDTIKAQVEGAIVMGLGAATMHQVTFQDGIPVDKNFYSYQLPRITDIPPIEIYIMENDADAGGVGEPGLPAFAPALTNAIFDLTGKRIRKLPFNLATV, encoded by the coding sequence ATGACAGTATCCAGAAGGAATTTCCTAAAAACCGTTGGCCTGACCGGAGCGGTTCTTTCGTTGGGCATTTATATCCCAACCAACGCCGAAGAAGCCGAAATTATCAAGGCCGCCGAGGCCGATAGTTTTGGTGTTGAGATGAATGCCTGGGTACACATCGATACATCGGGCAAGGTCACCATTTTCAGCCATCGGGCCGAAATGGGCCAGGGTGTTTATCAGGCTATACCTCAGATGGTTGCCGAAGAACTGGAAGTAAATCTGGACGAGGTAAACATCGTTTTTGCCAAAGGCGATAATAAGAAATACGGGAGCCAGATCACAGGAGGCAGTTCAACGGTTCGTGGTTCGTACAAGAATCTACTGAATCTGGGCGCTACCGCCCGCGAAATGCTGATTCAGGCCGCAGCCAATAAATGGAACGTACCCAAATCAGATTGCTATGCGCAGGCTGGTCATGTATTTCACCGACCAACGAACAGGCAGTTTCACTACGGGGAGCTTGTTCTTGATGCCAATAAACTGGAAACGCCCAAGAATATTATCCTCAAGAAACGGTCGGACTATAAGCTCATTGGCAAGCCACTACCTCGTCAGGATACCCGCCTAAAAACCAATGGTACAGCTACCTTCGGTCTGGATAAAGAGATTCCGGGTATGCTGTATGCGATGGTAGTGCGTAACCCACGCCTGCGGGGAAAGGTCAAAAGTTTTGATGATACCGCAGCCCGTAAAATCCCCGGCGTCAAGCACGTTGTCAAGACTCGAATGGGTGTTTTTAGTACCTATCGGGAAGGCGTTGCCGTTGTGGCCGATTCGATATGGGCAGCCATGCAGGCTAAAAAAGTACTGACCGTGGAGTGGGACGATAGCGGTTTTGAACACCTGAGCACGGCGGATATCTACAAGCGACAAGCCGAAGCGCTCCAAACTCAGGAAGGACTTCCGTTTAAACAACAGGGAGATGCTGCGGGCATTATTGCTCAGGCACCGAAGAAAATCGATGTGGTTTATGAGACTCCCTATCAGTACCACAGTTGCATGGAGCCACTGAACTGCATAGCTCATTATCAGGAAGGTAAGCTCGAAATCTGGGGACCGATTCAGGCACCGGAATGGATACAGGATTACATCAGTAAGGAAATGAACATTCCCCGCGAAAACGTGATCGTAAACATGACGTTTCTGGGCGGTGGCTTTGGCCGGAAGGCCTTCATGGATTATCCCCACGAAGCATCGGTGATTTCAAAGGCAGTTGGTGCTCCTATTCAGGTGGTGTGGACTCGGGAAGACGATGCTACGCAGGGACCGTATCGGCCGGGTATATCCTATCGTTGCGAGGGCGTCGTTACTAATGGCGAAATCAGTGCATTCAAGGTAAAACTGGCTGGCCAAAACAATAATCATTGGCGTGGAGCCCCCAAAGACAAGCCAAACGGCAGTGCTTCGGAAGGCTTTCTTAAACCGTATTTTGATAGTATTAAAAACCTGAGCATTCAGGATATTCCCTTCGAAACGCCCATTCCCACCATGTGGTGGCGATCGGTCTATGCATCGACCAATGGCTTTGCCTACGAAAGCTTTCTGGATGAGCTGGCCATCGAGGCAGGAAAAGACCCGCTGGCTTTCCGGAAAGACTATTTGAAGGAAGATCGGCTGCATCTATTAATTGACAAGATGATCGACGTATCGGGCTGGAAAAACCGGAAGAAAAATGAGGGATACGGTACCGCCATTACCGAATGTTTTGGCAGCACGGTTGGTCAGGTGGTCAAAGTATCCCGCAATACGGATGGCAAACTAACCATCGATCGCGTCTGGGCTGTTATGGATTGTGGCTGGTACGTTAATCCCGATACCATCAAAGCGCAGGTAGAAGGAGCTATTGTGATGGGCCTTGGTGCCGCCACAATGCACCAGGTAACCTTCCAGGATGGTATACCGGTCGACAAGAATTTCTATTCGTACCAGTTGCCGCGTATTACAGATATCCCCCCAATTGAGATATACATCATGGAGAACGATGCCGATGCGGGTGGCGTCGGCGAACCCGGTTTACCGGCCTTCGCCCCAGCCCTGACAAACGCTATCTTTGATTTGACCGGCAAGCGAATTAGAAAGCTACCGTTCAATCTGGCAACTGTTTAA
- a CDS encoding (2Fe-2S)-binding protein: MATIKFNINGKDQSIDVDPQMPLLWAIRDVVGLKGTKYGCGVAQCGACTVHLNGEAVRSCVTRVSRAAGQKVVTIEGLSENNNHPVQLAWQEIDVPQCGYCHSGQIMSAVVLLRENPSPTDQDIDNAMAGNICRCGTYLRIRKAIHLAAGMEQKVGKNE; encoded by the coding sequence ATGGCAACGATCAAATTTAACATCAATGGAAAAGATCAGTCGATCGATGTTGATCCGCAGATGCCGCTTCTGTGGGCCATCCGGGATGTTGTTGGTCTGAAAGGTACCAAATATGGTTGTGGCGTGGCTCAGTGTGGAGCCTGCACAGTCCATTTAAACGGCGAAGCTGTCCGCTCGTGCGTTACTCGCGTTAGCCGTGCTGCCGGGCAAAAAGTAGTTACCATCGAAGGCTTGTCGGAAAACAATAATCACCCTGTGCAACTAGCCTGGCAGGAGATCGACGTACCGCAGTGCGGCTATTGCCATTCCGGTCAGATCATGTCGGCAGTCGTGTTGTTACGAGAAAATCCAAGCCCAACCGATCAGGACATTGACAATGCCATGGCCGGTAATATTTGCCGTTGTGGTACCTATCTGCGCATCCGTAAAGCCATCCATCTAGCCGCCGGTATGGAGCAGAAGGTTGGCAAAAATGAGTAA
- a CDS encoding sensor histidine kinase — MVRFSMLKPYREVGAQAIFWLGYFLFEWLNTGAYMDNYQKSLCQITLSLPLLVVAGYWHLLFTVRHFLLSGRMTGFWISLGGGLLVFGLLRRAINYTWLYPVYYPDGLLKPYWYWPKIMAESMQLHLVVALFVAVNLVRHALHQQQLSETYRREKLAAEYRLLQSQVQPHFLFNTLNNLISVSLHQPAQMPHLLQRLAGLLSYQLHESHRSTVSLAKEVAYLTDYISLEKIRYADRLDVMTNFDELSNLTNLMIPPMLLLPFVENAFKHGAAQTEGACWIQLHLYRSGNRLVFSAENSIPEGVSYPSTTGLGLTNLKKRLDILFPGNYELVTLPEDSQFLAVLKFTIN, encoded by the coding sequence ATGGTTCGTTTCAGTATGCTTAAACCGTATCGGGAAGTTGGGGCTCAAGCTATTTTCTGGCTGGGATACTTCCTGTTTGAGTGGCTCAATACAGGGGCTTATATGGATAATTACCAGAAAAGTCTTTGTCAGATTACCCTTAGTTTACCCCTGTTGGTGGTGGCTGGTTATTGGCATCTGCTGTTTACGGTTCGCCATTTTCTGCTCTCGGGTCGTATGACGGGGTTCTGGATCAGCTTAGGAGGTGGTTTACTGGTTTTCGGCTTGCTCCGACGGGCCATCAACTATACGTGGTTATATCCGGTCTATTATCCAGATGGCTTGCTTAAGCCCTATTGGTATTGGCCTAAAATCATGGCCGAATCCATGCAGTTGCACTTAGTGGTTGCCTTGTTTGTAGCGGTTAATCTGGTTCGGCATGCCTTGCACCAGCAACAATTGAGCGAGACCTATCGCCGGGAAAAACTCGCAGCCGAATACCGATTGTTACAATCTCAGGTACAGCCCCATTTTCTGTTCAATACGCTTAATAATCTCATTTCGGTCTCTCTGCATCAGCCAGCCCAGATGCCCCATTTGCTTCAACGACTGGCGGGCCTGCTGAGTTATCAACTCCACGAAAGCCATCGCTCAACGGTATCTTTGGCCAAAGAAGTGGCGTATTTGACGGATTATATTTCGCTTGAAAAAATCCGGTATGCGGATCGACTGGATGTGATGACGAATTTTGACGAGTTGTCAAATTTGACCAACTTGATGATTCCGCCGATGCTCTTACTGCCTTTTGTGGAGAACGCTTTCAAGCACGGAGCCGCTCAAACGGAGGGCGCCTGCTGGATTCAGCTCCACTTGTACCGGAGTGGCAATCGGCTGGTTTTTTCGGCGGAGAACTCCATCCCGGAAGGGGTTTCGTATCCATCGACAACAGGGTTAGGGTTAACAAACCTGAAAAAGCGACTGGATATTCTGTTTCCGGGCAATTACGAATTAGTTACGTTGCCGGAAGATAGTCAGTTTCTGGCAGTCCTAAAATTTACGATAAACTGA
- a CDS encoding LytR/AlgR family response regulator transcription factor, with product MAIRCFVLDDEPLATDLLKDYIGRLPDLDLVGVSNSPTQALRMLQQTPVDVLFLDIQMPRLTGFDLLRPLGYRPKVIFTTAFREYALDSYEFDVLDFLVKPISFERFLQSVGKIYRFLPAISPIPDTPEPAKVGKEYQYFKVNKEMVKLFLEDILWIEGLKDYVRIHTVSGTLVSYLRISYLEEKLPPDRFARIHKSFIVALDHIQAVSATYIRISNEEIPIGRIYKAKLEEVLQRE from the coding sequence ATGGCGATTCGTTGTTTTGTGCTGGATGATGAGCCACTCGCCACCGATTTGTTGAAAGACTACATCGGTCGATTGCCCGATCTGGATCTGGTGGGCGTATCCAATAGCCCAACGCAGGCATTGCGGATGTTGCAACAAACACCGGTCGATGTTCTGTTTCTGGACATTCAGATGCCTCGGTTAACTGGCTTCGATTTACTGCGTCCGTTAGGTTACCGGCCTAAAGTGATTTTTACAACGGCCTTTCGGGAATACGCGCTGGATAGTTACGAATTTGATGTGCTGGATTTTTTAGTAAAACCCATTTCATTTGAGCGATTCCTCCAGTCTGTTGGTAAAATTTACCGTTTTTTGCCCGCCATATCGCCCATTCCAGACACGCCAGAGCCTGCAAAAGTGGGGAAAGAGTACCAATATTTCAAGGTCAATAAAGAGATGGTCAAACTCTTTCTGGAGGATATTTTATGGATTGAAGGCCTGAAAGATTATGTCCGAATTCACACCGTATCAGGCACGTTGGTGTCGTACCTGCGAATTAGCTATCTGGAGGAAAAACTACCTCCCGACCGATTTGCGCGTATTCATAAATCGTTCATTGTGGCACTGGATCATATTCAGGCGGTCAGCGCGACTTACATCCGAATCAGTAACGAGGAGATTCCGATTGGCCGGATTTATAAGGCAAAACTGGAGGAAGTTCTTCAGCGAGAGTAA
- a CDS encoding PQQ-dependent sugar dehydrogenase, which yields MRNCILFTIAATSLAFAACGQNTASTLPPVETKEANSDYKPAFAGQTRIAGVKSATNYEGKVLTEALKSPWGITTLPDGRLLVTEKEGVMRIVTTEGKVGEAITGIPKVNPSGQGGLLGVRVDPDFATNRMVYWVFSEPLADGNLTAVAKGKLSADEKKIEGAKVIYQATPAYKGNLHYGGRILIDKTGNLIISTGERSDLVTRPQAQSLNSGLGKVIRITKEGKPAPGNPFEGQAGVRPELYSYGHRNVQSLAFDPVTGELWEGEFGPRGGDELNHIKPGKNYGWPTITYGIEYSGKKIGDVIQQKEGMEQPVYYWDPVVSPSGMTFYSSDHIPEWKNNLFISTLSGMHVLRLIIKNDKVVGEERLLSDQFQRFRDITQGKDGALYTVTDQGRLYRIDKK from the coding sequence ATGAGAAACTGCATTCTGTTCACCATAGCTGCTACGTCGTTAGCATTTGCAGCCTGTGGTCAAAATACAGCAAGCACGCTGCCTCCGGTAGAGACTAAAGAGGCTAATTCGGATTATAAGCCCGCTTTTGCGGGCCAAACCCGAATTGCTGGCGTAAAATCAGCGACCAACTACGAAGGCAAGGTATTAACCGAAGCGCTGAAGAGTCCCTGGGGTATTACAACCCTACCCGACGGCCGACTGCTTGTTACCGAAAAAGAAGGCGTGATGCGCATCGTTACAACCGAGGGTAAGGTTGGCGAGGCCATCACAGGTATTCCTAAAGTAAATCCATCGGGGCAGGGTGGACTTCTGGGCGTTCGGGTCGATCCTGATTTTGCGACCAACCGAATGGTTTACTGGGTGTTTTCGGAACCACTTGCTGATGGCAACCTGACAGCCGTTGCTAAAGGTAAATTGTCGGCCGATGAGAAGAAGATTGAAGGGGCGAAGGTTATTTACCAGGCCACACCGGCTTACAAAGGAAATCTGCACTATGGCGGTCGGATTCTTATTGATAAAACCGGGAACCTGATCATCAGTACGGGCGAACGGTCTGATCTGGTTACCCGGCCACAAGCTCAATCGCTAAATTCGGGTCTGGGGAAAGTAATTCGGATTACGAAAGAGGGCAAACCGGCTCCCGGCAACCCATTTGAAGGTCAGGCAGGTGTCAGACCCGAACTGTATTCATATGGACACCGGAACGTACAGAGCCTTGCTTTTGATCCAGTAACTGGTGAGCTGTGGGAAGGTGAATTTGGCCCACGTGGCGGGGACGAACTGAACCACATCAAACCCGGAAAGAACTACGGTTGGCCTACGATTACGTATGGTATTGAATACAGTGGCAAAAAAATCGGCGATGTCATTCAGCAAAAAGAAGGAATGGAGCAGCCGGTTTATTACTGGGACCCCGTTGTGTCGCCAAGCGGTATGACATTCTACAGCAGCGATCATATTCCTGAGTGGAAGAATAACTTATTCATTAGCACACTCAGCGGTATGCACGTATTGCGGCTAATCATTAAAAACGACAAGGTTGTAGGTGAAGAAAGACTATTGTCCGACCAGTTCCAACGTTTTCGAGACATAACCCAAGGCAAGGACGGCGCTTTGTATACCGTTACCGATCAGGGCCGGTTATATCGCATCGATAAAAAGTAA